In a single window of the uncultured Pseudodesulfovibrio sp. genome:
- a CDS encoding DMT family transporter has translation MNWNQFRTTQTAGYVFIILGIFNWSGNFVVARGMADVVEPATLNLLRWVGASLVFLPFGFRALWRERVQVLRMWKELSFLALTGISLYDTVVFMAGETTEALNMSLIATLSPLFTALVAQFLFKEKLGQTMYYGIVISTFGVVLLVTDGDLSRLLTLQFARGDLLILSTALMSAAYNTMVNKVAGKISQTALFMAMCLYGTFYILPFYFWETGGRLLMPAFTSDVVISLVYLAVFASVLCFLFWNAAVQIIGAPKAMLFYYTLPPISALGAWLVLDEPVNRNQVMSGAIILAGILFALYGGKFKRKRPEEQYVQPSEITH, from the coding sequence ATGAACTGGAATCAATTCAGGACGACCCAGACCGCCGGTTATGTTTTCATCATCCTCGGTATCTTCAACTGGAGCGGCAACTTCGTGGTCGCGCGAGGCATGGCCGACGTTGTTGAGCCTGCCACGCTGAACCTGTTGCGCTGGGTCGGGGCGTCCCTGGTCTTCCTGCCCTTCGGGTTCCGGGCGCTGTGGCGCGAACGGGTCCAGGTGCTGCGCATGTGGAAGGAGCTCTCGTTCCTCGCCCTGACCGGCATCTCCCTCTACGACACCGTGGTCTTCATGGCCGGTGAGACCACCGAGGCCCTGAACATGTCGCTCATCGCCACCCTGTCTCCCCTGTTCACCGCCCTGGTCGCCCAGTTCCTGTTCAAGGAGAAACTCGGCCAGACCATGTATTACGGCATCGTCATCAGTACCTTCGGCGTCGTTCTGCTGGTCACCGACGGCGACCTGAGCCGCCTGCTGACCCTGCAGTTCGCGCGCGGCGACCTGTTGATCCTGTCCACCGCGCTCATGTCCGCGGCCTACAACACCATGGTCAACAAGGTGGCCGGAAAGATCAGCCAGACCGCCCTGTTCATGGCCATGTGCCTGTACGGCACCTTCTACATTCTGCCTTTCTACTTCTGGGAAACCGGCGGTCGACTGCTCATGCCGGCCTTCACTTCGGACGTGGTCATCTCACTGGTCTATCTGGCCGTGTTCGCCTCGGTCCTCTGCTTCCTCTTCTGGAACGCGGCCGTGCAGATCATCGGCGCGCCCAAGGCGATGCTCTTCTACTATACCCTCCCCCCCATCAGCGCTCTGGGCGCGTGGCTGGTTCTGGACGAACCGGTCAACCGCAACCAGGTGATGAGCGGGGCAATAATTCTTGCAGGAATACTGTTCGCTCTCTATGGTGGCAAATTCAAGAGGAAACGCCCGGAGGAACAGTATGTACAACCGTCTGAGATCACTCACTGA
- a CDS encoding EutP/PduV family microcompartment system protein, giving the protein MKRVMFIGETDSGKSGLILALSGEAYAPRRAMAVEYFGRFINTPGEFLENSRYYHALITSSADCDVLVMVQDATRPTSLFPALFAPIFNRPVVGAVTRSGEPGAKPERAERFLRSAGAKRVVLTDFRSGAGLDALADAVS; this is encoded by the coding sequence GTGAAGCGGGTCATGTTCATCGGCGAGACCGACTCGGGCAAGAGCGGGCTCATCCTGGCGCTGTCCGGCGAGGCCTACGCTCCGCGCCGCGCCATGGCCGTGGAGTACTTCGGCCGGTTCATCAACACCCCCGGCGAGTTCCTGGAAAACAGCCGCTACTATCACGCGCTGATCACCTCCTCGGCCGACTGCGACGTCCTGGTCATGGTCCAGGACGCCACCCGGCCCACCAGCCTGTTTCCGGCCCTGTTCGCCCCCATCTTCAACCGCCCGGTGGTCGGCGCTGTCACCCGTTCGGGCGAGCCGGGAGCCAAGCCTGAGCGAGCCGAACGGTTCCTCCGGAGCGCCGGGGCGAAGCGTGTGGTGCTGACCGATTTCAGGTCCGGTGCGGGCCTGGATGCCCTTGCGGATGCGGTGTCCTGA
- a CDS encoding alkaline phosphatase family protein, which produces MSNEAKRIALLGFDCAIPKRLEVLIAEGALPNFERFKAEGTYMTEGYNMPTVTPPSWASICTGAYPRTHGVEDYYYYNEGESLHFSKCVQAFGSKMLTAETIWDRWDKAGKKSLVVNYPTSWPSKMENGIMVQGEGLSAAECRWQYTGYEHREHLCSESCVASDYYPIGVQAQFEEAEGWKNLPEEIQDLEPLDMAIPMEFPHAVEKLAPQTWYGLTWESEDDGYDVFALCPEKDFSKAFFTIKVREWSKVVEAEFPMDADGRLEKGYFRCKLMELSDDAEDFKLYISGITGTKGYCAPADALKNVDFTKNILANDMGFVGLVNGVIDDETMVELAQFHSEWLTEIITTLMKDHADWDLLYMHTHLIDWFYHGYLDKIDNADPAISGPAKDLERAIYQIEDRFLGTMMELLPADTLTCVISDHGATPIGPILNTAEALKQAGLTAYEARSKEDAGSVWEESEGFNYDLIPEKSKAVPQRYMFVYVNLKSKYPGGIVEDEDYEKVRNEIIDALYDYKHPETGERPVMCAIPKEDAKVFGMGGEQAGDVVYVLKPEYMAEHGYGFPTGESGCGTLKNVMMWRGPGVKQGYVYDRPRWLVDVVPTFCYATGNPVPADTEGAVIYQMFTDHE; this is translated from the coding sequence ATGTCAAACGAAGCGAAGAGAATCGCTCTCCTGGGTTTCGACTGCGCTATTCCCAAACGCCTTGAGGTGCTTATCGCCGAGGGCGCGCTCCCCAACTTCGAGAGGTTCAAGGCCGAGGGTACCTACATGACCGAGGGCTACAACATGCCCACCGTCACCCCGCCCTCCTGGGCCTCCATCTGCACCGGCGCCTACCCGCGCACCCACGGTGTCGAGGACTACTATTATTACAACGAGGGCGAGTCCCTGCACTTCTCCAAGTGCGTCCAGGCCTTCGGCTCCAAGATGCTGACCGCCGAAACCATCTGGGACCGCTGGGACAAGGCCGGCAAGAAGTCCCTGGTGGTCAACTACCCCACCTCCTGGCCGTCCAAGATGGAAAACGGCATCATGGTTCAGGGCGAGGGTCTGTCCGCCGCCGAGTGCCGCTGGCAGTACACCGGCTACGAACACCGTGAGCACCTCTGCTCCGAGTCCTGCGTCGCCTCCGACTACTACCCCATCGGCGTCCAGGCCCAGTTCGAAGAGGCCGAGGGCTGGAAGAACCTGCCCGAAGAGATCCAGGACCTCGAGCCCCTGGACATGGCCATCCCCATGGAGTTCCCGCACGCGGTCGAGAAGCTCGCTCCCCAGACCTGGTACGGCCTGACCTGGGAATCCGAGGACGACGGCTACGACGTGTTCGCCCTGTGCCCGGAAAAGGACTTTTCCAAGGCCTTCTTCACCATCAAGGTCCGCGAATGGTCCAAGGTCGTCGAGGCCGAGTTCCCCATGGACGCCGACGGCCGTCTGGAAAAGGGCTACTTCCGCTGCAAGCTGATGGAGCTGTCCGACGACGCCGAGGATTTCAAGCTGTACATCTCCGGCATCACCGGCACCAAGGGCTACTGCGCCCCGGCCGACGCCCTGAAGAACGTTGATTTCACCAAGAACATCCTGGCCAACGACATGGGCTTTGTCGGCCTGGTCAACGGCGTCATCGACGACGAGACCATGGTTGAGCTGGCCCAGTTCCACTCCGAGTGGCTGACCGAGATCATCACCACCCTGATGAAGGACCACGCCGACTGGGATCTGCTGTACATGCACACCCACCTCATCGACTGGTTCTACCACGGCTACCTGGACAAGATCGACAACGCGGACCCGGCCATCAGCGGCCCCGCCAAGGATCTCGAGCGCGCCATCTACCAGATCGAGGACCGTTTCCTGGGCACCATGATGGAGCTGCTCCCGGCCGACACCCTGACCTGCGTCATCTCCGACCACGGCGCCACCCCCATCGGACCGATCCTCAACACCGCTGAGGCTCTGAAGCAGGCCGGCCTGACCGCCTACGAAGCCCGCTCCAAAGAGGACGCCGGTTCCGTGTGGGAAGAGTCCGAAGGCTTCAACTACGACCTCATCCCCGAGAAGTCCAAGGCCGTCCCGCAGCGCTACATGTTCGTCTACGTCAACCTCAAGTCCAAGTACCCCGGCGGCATCGTCGAGGACGAGGATTACGAGAAGGTCCGCAACGAGATCATCGACGCCCTGTACGACTACAAGCACCCCGAGACCGGCGAACGCCCGGTCATGTGCGCCATCCCCAAGGAAGACGCCAAGGTCTTCGGCATGGGCGGCGAGCAGGCCGGTGACGTCGTGTACGTCCTGAAGCCCGAGTACATGGCCGAGCACGGCTACGGCTTCCCCACCGGCGAATCCGGATGCGGCACCCTGAAGAACGTCATGATGTGGCGCGGCCCCGGCGTCAAGCAGGGCTATGTCTACGACCGTCCCCGCTGGCTGGTCGATGTCGTCCCGACCTTCTGCTACGCCACCGGCAACCCGGTTCCGGCCGACACCGAAGGCGCCGTCATCTACCAGATGTTCACGGACCACGAATAA
- a CDS encoding YitT family protein, with the protein MLWLGAFVYVLGYNGIAAHQGFVPGALYGLAVVGNNYAPSLSLAQWYFFMNVPLFLVAWKGVSRRFFFLNLFTMGMVTILTPYVHVDFGIHNEIYAAISAGALMGAGCGIILRTYGGGGGLDVIAVILNQKYGLRFGVFYFLVNASVMGVALSRYTPDKIIASLVMLFISSVLTEYVLSMFNQRKAVRILTTRGQELVTKITDTRKVHATVFQGKGGYTGQNVDMVFSVTDNLRLRALEQAVMEVDPDAIFIVENTFSVVGGSIAKRKQY; encoded by the coding sequence TTGTTGTGGCTGGGGGCGTTTGTCTACGTCCTCGGCTACAACGGCATAGCCGCCCATCAGGGGTTCGTGCCAGGGGCACTCTACGGTCTGGCCGTCGTCGGCAACAACTACGCCCCCTCCCTCTCCCTGGCTCAGTGGTACTTTTTCATGAACGTGCCGCTGTTCCTCGTGGCCTGGAAAGGCGTCAGCCGCCGCTTCTTCTTTCTCAACCTGTTCACCATGGGCATGGTCACCATCCTGACCCCCTACGTCCACGTTGATTTCGGCATCCACAACGAGATTTACGCTGCCATCAGCGCGGGTGCGCTCATGGGTGCGGGCTGCGGCATCATCCTGCGGACGTACGGCGGCGGTGGCGGTCTTGACGTCATCGCGGTTATCCTCAACCAGAAATACGGCCTGCGTTTCGGGGTTTTCTATTTCCTGGTCAACGCCTCGGTCATGGGCGTTGCCCTGAGCCGCTACACCCCGGACAAGATCATCGCCTCGCTGGTCATGCTGTTCATCTCCTCGGTTCTGACCGAGTACGTCCTGTCCATGTTCAACCAGCGCAAGGCCGTGCGCATCCTGACCACGCGCGGGCAGGAGCTGGTGACCAAGATCACCGACACCCGCAAGGTCCACGCCACCGTGTTTCAGGGCAAGGGCGGCTACACGGGCCAGAACGTGGACATGGTCTTCTCGGTGACCGACAACCTGCGTCTGCGCGCCCTGGAACAGGCGGTCATGGAAGTCGATCCCGACGCCATCTTCATCGTGGAAAACACCTTCAGCGTGGTCGGCGGATCCATCGCCAAGCGCAAGCAGTACTAA
- a CDS encoding BCCT family transporter gives MARQRTASTHIGGGMAQNGTGEGVDLRPDKKILIPATLVLIVIIACSILFTEQSENFLKTVYGVFAHTTGTWYLWASVGMMILSCYFMFSRYGEIKFGEEDEKPEFNNYSWIAMMFCSGVAGAVMFWSIVEPLFNLAYPPKFAEPLSRQSFEWAMSYVLLHWGPVTWPWYMVTALPICYMYYKRKKPVLRISSTAEPILGKRANGGIGKGIEVFFIIGLMFSNAAVMGVSVPIVNHALGAVLGIEPSFTMELIVLAVSAVIFTASVSLGLKKGIKLLSDTNVIIALAMVFFCFIVGPTVFIVDNFTSSFGHMLNNFWGMIFWTDPYTKGSFPQDWTIFYALWMASYGPFMGLFIARISRGRSVRQVVAMGLAGGIAGSYMIHAVFGGYTMYAQLNGIVDAVGVLKASGGPAALVATLQSLPMGHLVLIGYCVFSTIFLATSVDSCAYVISCAATTKLEPGHEPTRGHRFYWAVIQAGLALAAITMGGLGPVKIFANFSGALMLIPIAFAIAAWFKMTKEDNALVKYCKPKD, from the coding sequence ATGGCGCGCCAGCGGACCGCCAGTACCCACATTGGAGGAGGTATGGCCCAAAACGGCACCGGCGAAGGTGTAGATCTTCGACCCGATAAGAAAATCCTTATCCCGGCAACTCTGGTTCTGATCGTCATCATTGCTTGCTCGATTCTTTTTACCGAGCAAAGTGAAAATTTTCTCAAAACCGTGTACGGCGTTTTCGCGCACACCACAGGCACCTGGTACCTGTGGGCGTCCGTCGGCATGATGATTCTCTCCTGCTATTTCATGTTCTCCCGGTATGGCGAGATCAAGTTCGGCGAAGAGGATGAGAAGCCCGAATTCAACAACTACTCCTGGATCGCGATGATGTTCTGCTCCGGCGTCGCCGGCGCGGTCATGTTCTGGTCCATCGTCGAACCGCTGTTCAACCTGGCCTACCCGCCCAAATTCGCTGAACCGCTCTCCAGGCAGTCCTTCGAATGGGCCATGTCCTACGTGCTGCTGCACTGGGGACCGGTCACCTGGCCCTGGTACATGGTTACCGCCCTGCCCATCTGCTACATGTACTACAAGCGCAAGAAACCCGTTCTGCGCATCAGCTCCACAGCCGAGCCCATCCTGGGTAAAAGAGCCAACGGCGGCATCGGCAAGGGCATCGAGGTCTTCTTCATCATCGGCCTGATGTTCTCCAACGCCGCGGTCATGGGTGTATCCGTGCCCATCGTCAACCACGCTCTGGGAGCCGTTCTGGGTATCGAGCCCAGCTTCACCATGGAGCTGATCGTCCTGGCCGTCTCGGCCGTGATCTTCACCGCCTCCGTGTCCCTGGGTCTGAAAAAAGGCATCAAGCTGCTGTCCGACACCAACGTGATCATCGCGTTGGCCATGGTCTTCTTCTGCTTCATCGTGGGACCGACCGTGTTCATCGTCGACAACTTCACCAGCTCCTTCGGCCACATGCTGAACAACTTCTGGGGCATGATCTTCTGGACCGACCCCTACACCAAGGGTTCCTTCCCGCAGGATTGGACCATCTTCTACGCTCTGTGGATGGCGTCCTACGGCCCGTTCATGGGCCTGTTCATCGCCCGCATCTCCCGTGGCCGCTCCGTGCGCCAGGTAGTTGCCATGGGCCTGGCCGGCGGCATCGCCGGATCCTACATGATCCACGCCGTGTTCGGCGGCTACACCATGTACGCCCAACTCAACGGCATTGTTGACGCCGTGGGCGTACTCAAGGCCAGCGGCGGCCCCGCCGCACTGGTCGCGACCCTGCAGAGCCTGCCCATGGGACACCTTGTCCTGATCGGCTACTGCGTCTTCTCGACCATCTTCCTGGCCACCTCGGTCGACTCCTGCGCCTACGTCATCTCCTGCGCGGCCACCACCAAGCTGGAGCCCGGCCACGAGCCCACCCGCGGTCACCGCTTCTACTGGGCCGTGATCCAGGCGGGTCTGGCCCTGGCAGCCATCACCATGGGCGGCCTCGGACCAGTGAAGATATTCGCGAACTTCTCGGGCGCGTTGATGCTCATCCCCATCGCGTTCGCCATCGCGGCCTGGTTCAAGATGACCAAGGAAGACAACGCCCTGGTTAAATACTGCAAGCCTAAAGACTGA
- a CDS encoding DMT family transporter: MNAQPTSAAAALSALQLKRDMTYAKKGLAMALFSGIGWGFDSVILSLSFASAAFLDEKYWLLAPLTVGALHDTFSALWLLLVNSITGRNRELLRTMRSRIARPIVLGALFGGPMAMSCYMLGLKFAGPAYVIPISALYPAVASILAAVFLKERILPRAWAGLALCVAGGVVIGYTPPEGTLGSDFYLGIAFALLATVGWGLEGVLATSGMDLLDPDVALNLRQITSAAAYLGLLLPLAGGYALLAPAMTDPSINWIFPSAALAGALAYLCWYRAMNMTGVSRGMAVNITYSLWGILFSAMFTEVDITANLINGAVLITVGMIMVVGNPREMVSLRNVV, translated from the coding sequence ATGAACGCCCAACCGACGAGCGCAGCCGCCGCCCTTTCGGCCCTCCAACTGAAGCGAGACATGACCTACGCCAAAAAAGGCCTGGCCATGGCCCTCTTCTCCGGCATCGGCTGGGGATTCGACAGCGTCATCCTGAGTCTGTCCTTTGCCTCCGCCGCCTTTCTGGACGAGAAATACTGGCTCCTGGCTCCGCTGACCGTGGGAGCGCTTCACGACACCTTCAGCGCCCTGTGGCTGCTGCTCGTCAACAGCATCACCGGCCGCAACCGCGAGCTGCTCCGGACAATGCGCTCCAGGATCGCCCGCCCCATCGTTCTCGGCGCCCTGTTCGGCGGTCCCATGGCCATGTCCTGCTACATGCTCGGCCTGAAATTCGCCGGCCCCGCCTACGTCATCCCCATCAGCGCCCTGTATCCGGCCGTGGCCTCCATCCTGGCCGCCGTTTTCCTCAAGGAGCGCATCCTGCCCCGCGCATGGGCAGGGCTCGCCCTCTGTGTGGCGGGCGGCGTGGTCATCGGCTACACCCCGCCCGAGGGAACCTTGGGCAGCGATTTTTATCTCGGCATCGCCTTTGCCCTGCTTGCCACCGTGGGCTGGGGACTTGAAGGCGTGCTGGCCACTTCCGGCATGGACCTCCTCGACCCGGATGTGGCCCTGAACCTCCGACAGATCACCTCCGCCGCCGCCTACCTGGGCCTGTTGCTGCCCCTGGCCGGAGGATACGCATTGCTCGCCCCCGCAATGACCGACCCGTCCATCAACTGGATATTCCCTTCCGCCGCCCTTGCCGGAGCCCTGGCCTACCTGTGCTGGTACCGCGCCATGAACATGACCGGAGTGAGTCGCGGCATGGCCGTGAACATCACCTACTCCCTCTGGGGCATCCTTTTTTCCGCCATGTTCACCGAAGTGGACATCACCGCGAACCTCATCAACGGGGCCGTACTCATCACCGTCGGCATGATCATGGTGGTGGGCAATCCCCGCGAAATGGTGAGCCTGAGAAACGTCGTTTAA
- a CDS encoding sigma 54-interacting transcriptional regulator produces the protein MNGFTYEELQAQCAELTRQLVEYETVKRDLQASQRQLTRLFNNLPGMAYRCSLDKDLNPTLEFVSKGCIELFGVAPEYFTDQQNNVMETMAHPDDLAAMRREEDAAIMGKRPYKMLYRVIPDDNSLKWIWDQGECVYDDDGTPLYLEGIMIDISAQKMREFELMQENQKLQGTLEDRYKFGSIIGKDPGMREVFKLIVKASKSCANVIILGETGTGKDLVAQTIHEQSGSSGPYVAVNCGAIPANLMESEFFGHKRGAFSGATSDRKGYLAAADGGTLFLDEIGEIDLSLQVKLLRALESKLFTPVGASQPQTSNFRLIAATNRDLGQMVKEGRMRSDFYFRLHVLPIRVPPLRDRLEDLPLLCAEFMSRYLGEGAPVPNIPGKIRAAFDAHNWPGNVRELQNVLERYMTFGEMVFSDFGIETTDGGHDMDAALAATESCATLDEAMDVVERHIMLKALERNQWRKGQTAADLGLNMRTMQRKLKKHGI, from the coding sequence ATGAACGGTTTTACATATGAAGAACTGCAGGCGCAATGCGCGGAATTGACCCGCCAGCTGGTCGAATACGAGACCGTCAAGCGGGACCTGCAGGCCAGTCAGCGGCAGCTGACCCGACTCTTCAACAATCTTCCGGGGATGGCCTACCGTTGCTCCCTGGATAAAGACCTCAACCCGACCCTGGAATTCGTCAGCAAGGGGTGCATCGAGCTATTCGGCGTAGCGCCCGAGTACTTCACCGACCAGCAGAACAACGTCATGGAGACCATGGCCCACCCGGACGACCTCGCGGCCATGCGCCGGGAAGAGGATGCGGCCATCATGGGCAAACGGCCCTACAAGATGCTCTACCGGGTCATTCCGGACGACAACAGCCTAAAGTGGATCTGGGACCAGGGCGAATGTGTCTACGACGATGACGGCACGCCCCTCTACCTGGAAGGCATCATGATCGACATCAGCGCCCAGAAGATGCGCGAGTTCGAGCTGATGCAGGAAAACCAGAAACTCCAGGGGACGCTGGAGGACCGGTACAAGTTCGGCTCCATCATCGGCAAGGACCCGGGCATGCGCGAGGTCTTCAAGCTGATCGTCAAGGCGTCCAAGAGCTGCGCCAACGTCATCATCCTGGGCGAGACCGGCACGGGCAAGGATCTGGTGGCCCAGACCATCCACGAACAATCCGGCTCCTCCGGTCCCTACGTGGCGGTCAACTGCGGCGCCATCCCGGCCAACCTCATGGAGAGTGAGTTCTTCGGGCACAAGCGCGGGGCCTTTTCCGGCGCCACGTCGGACCGCAAGGGATACCTGGCGGCGGCGGACGGCGGCACGCTCTTCCTGGACGAAATCGGCGAGATCGACCTGTCCCTGCAGGTCAAGCTGCTGCGCGCGCTGGAGAGCAAGCTTTTCACCCCGGTGGGCGCGAGCCAGCCGCAGACCTCCAACTTCCGGCTCATCGCGGCCACCAACCGCGACCTCGGCCAAATGGTCAAGGAAGGCCGGATGCGTTCCGATTTCTATTTCCGCCTCCATGTTCTGCCTATCCGCGTCCCCCCCCTTCGGGATCGCCTGGAGGACCTTCCCCTGCTGTGCGCCGAGTTCATGAGCCGTTACCTGGGCGAAGGGGCTCCCGTTCCGAACATCCCCGGCAAGATCCGGGCCGCCTTCGACGCGCACAACTGGCCGGGCAACGTCCGGGAACTGCAGAACGTGCTGGAACGCTACATGACGTTCGGAGAGATGGTCTTCAGCGACTTCGGCATCGAAACCACCGACGGCGGCCATGACATGGACGCCGCCCTGGCCGCCACCGAATCCTGCGCGACGCTGGACGAGGCCATGGACGTGGTCGAACGGCACATCATGCTCAAGGCCCTGGAACGCAATCAGTGGCGAAAGGGGCAGACCGCCGCCGACCTGGGGCTGAACATGCGCACAATGCAGCGCAAGCTCAAAAAACATGGCATCTGA